CGCATCATCGAGCCCATCGTCGGGGAGATTGTCAAGGACTCTTTGAAGGACGTACCCGTCCTTGTTATCGCGACTCCCGATGCCACCGATGAGCAGCTGGCAGGGGTTTCCGAGACCCTGCGCGCTGCTGGTGCCCCGGATGCGGGCGTGCTGAAGCTAGCCGATAAGTTCCTCTCTGCCGCTGGCGCGGATGAGCTGAAGGACACGGTCGCTACCTCACTGCCAGCTGATGTGCAGCTGGACCCGGAGCGCCGCGAGCCGGGCCGCCAGGCTGGCCAGGCGCTGGCTCCTGTGTCGGAACTGGATAAGGATGGGGGAGAGCGGGCTTCCGCTGCGGACCGAAAGCTACTGCTGGAGGCGTTGAAGGGCGGCGGCTTTGTTGAGTATGAGGAGGGGACTCTGCGCCCGGCTGCTGGCATTGTGATTGTTGGTAATCACGGCACTGTGTCAAAGGCTGCGATTGATAAAGGCGAGGACCCGGAGTTCGGTGCTGGCCTGGTTGCGGATCTGGCTGTGGCTCTTGCTGAGGGCTTTGGTGCTGGTGACGATGCTGCTGGTCACGTGGTGGTGGGGACTGATGGCTTCGGCCGTGAAGGCGTCAGTGCTCTGCCTGATGACCGCTGGGGCGCCGACCCCGCCGTGAAGCGTGTGGACGCTGTGTCTGATGCGGCAGGGCAGGTAGGCGTTGTCAGATGGATAAAACAGTAAAAAGAGAAGAATAGATTGAATAAAAGAAGAATTACACTTATAGATATTTTTTCAGGAGCGGGTGGATTTTCAGCCGGATTCTTAAGAAGCCAGAAGGACATCGATGTCTTACTGGCAATTGAATCTGATGTAGCCGCGGCAGCCACTTTTAAAGCTAACCATCCTAATGCCAATGTTTATAATGGGAAGATTGAAAGCTGGCTCGAAGAAAAACGACATATCGAAGCAGACATTGTGGTTGGAGGGCCTCCATGTC
The nucleotide sequence above comes from Corynebacterium amycolatum. Encoded proteins:
- a CDS encoding copper transporter, with the protein product MGKKRRSGKFTAGVTGAALGVAAGAALGAYVLNPAGAGIDFGTGAASERDAAVARADAQQARADEANRIIEPIVGEIVKDSLKDVPVLVIATPDATDEQLAGVSETLRAAGAPDAGVLKLADKFLSAAGADELKDTVATSLPADVQLDPERREPGRQAGQALAPVSELDKDGGERASAADRKLLLEALKGGGFVEYEEGTLRPAAGIVIVGNHGTVSKAAIDKGEDPEFGAGLVADLAVALAEGFGAGDDAAGHVVVGTDGFGREGVSALPDDRWGADPAVKRVDAVSDAAGQVGVVRWIKQ